One window from the genome of Cardiocondyla obscurior isolate alpha-2009 linkage group LG04, Cobs3.1, whole genome shotgun sequence encodes:
- the Brm gene encoding ATP-dependent helicase brm isoform X1: MASPSPQSSPMPPPQAPSPMGPPQQAPSPSNAQGSPMGPPQHHPHSPTQGYQSGPPIPPGGPPMSQPPQQQPQQQSYPPHPQQMPPNMGPQNQGPGGPVGQAPTSQGPGGPMVPGQMGPNGPQSGSHMMQSGPNQMGSNGPGQMGPGGPGQMGPGGPGQMGPGGPGQMGPGGPGQMTPSHMVQGGGPPGGPHMGQGGPGQMVPSSGPVPGSQMGGSGGPQNSQIIPGGPGPGHMGGPPSHMNTSGPPGSGHITSGGPPGPGHMGGTGPSGHMNASGPPGAGHINASGPPGSGGHMNSGPPIPSHMNASGPPVSTHMNASGPGSHMAPGQLPPSGPTVHNMGPGGPNQMGPGGPNQIMANSQTQMGGPIGPVGPNGPGQLGHNGPQMGPNGPTQMTMGGPPGQMSMNAPGGPGNQMVPTAGNQMGPNAPGSQMGPGSGPVGQLGPNSLGQMGPGSGPGSVPMTTSSGPVSIGPNGPGIGVASGPGGQMTSSSGPGGQMSATSGTGGQMGPGNGPGVQMNAGSGPTQIMPGGVPGQMGPGSTQMTHGGPGGGQMGPGSGPGGQMGVGSGPAGQMGPGGPIPSSGPGQIMQGGGPGAQMGPNAPSNQMGPGGPNSQMGPCGPNNQISHTNASGQMGPNGPNIQPPTTQIGPGSQNQGQIPGSTAPLGSGAPVNQMSQTGSGQIGPTGPPGSGQENLNALQKAIDSMEEKGLQEDPRYSQLLALRARQGSGMSDKQAFNTQQLQQLRAQIMAYRLLARNQPVPQQVAVAAQGGAPPPPGMSQRPIDPSQGPVSTAGPQIPGPNVIGPTGAPRPGCQTPQTQQQQPQSGAKANRVTSVAKPVGLDPLLILQERENRVAARISLRMEQLSNLPTNMPEDLRIQAQIELRMLRVLNFQRQLRSEIIACTRKDTTLETAVNVKAYKRTKRQGLREARATEKLEKQQKLEAERKRRQKHQEFLSSVLQHGKDFKEFHRNNVAKLARLNKAVLNYHANAEREQKKEQERIEKERMRRLMAEDEEGYRKLIDQKKDKRLAFLLSQTDEYISNLTEMVKQHKIEQKRKQVEEQKRKKKKKKLQDGENGEDGGMNDDTRVGVIETATGRTLTGDEAPLMSQLSAFLETHLGWEPIESDSEDDSDDDDESEGKSEHKDKAADSEEDKVKKTIHKAKVEDDEYKTEEQTYYSIAHTVHESVTEQASIMVNGNLKEYQIKGLEWLVSLFNNNLNGILADEMGLGKTIQTIALVTYLMEKKKVNGPFLIIVPLSTLSNWVLEFEKWAPSVVVVSYKGSPAGRRAIQSQMRATKFNVLLTTYEYVIKDKGVLAKLQWKYMIIDEGHRMKNHHCKLTQVLNTHYLAPHRLLLTGTPLQNKLPELWALLNFLLPSIFKSCSTFEQWFNAPFATTGEKVELNEEETILIIRRLHKVLRPFLLRRLKKEVESQLPDKVEYIIKCDMSGLQKVLYKHMQSKGVLLTDGSEKGKQGKGGAKALMNTIVQLRKLCNHPFMFQAIEEKYCEHVGTQGSGVITGPDLFRASGKFELLDRILPKLKATNHRVLLFCQMTQLMTIMEDYLSWRGFMYLRLDGTTKAEDRGDLLKKFNDPGSEYFLFLLSTRAGGLGLNLQAADTVIIFDSDWNPHQDLQAQDRAHRIGQKNEVRVLRLMTVNSVEERILAAARYKLNMDEKVIQAGMFDQKSTGSERQQFLQSILHQDDAEDEEENEVPDDETVNQMIARTEGEFEIFQKLDLERRREEAKLGPNRKSRLLEETELPDWLVKDDDEVERWTYEEDEDRFLGRGSRQRKEVDYTDSLTEKEWLKAIDDDGAEYEEEEEDDKKKKKTRKRKKKGEEDDEPMPKKRRGAGSLVDPKMKRAMKKLITLVVNYTDSTDGRLLSEPFMKLPSRRELPDYYEIIKKPLTINKLLQKIEEGKYADLDELEKDFMQLCKNAQIYNEEASLIHEDSIVLQSVFINARQRLEEEGNNSDGEDKDGEDGSDADSSVKMKIKLKGRKGEGRGGRRKRVTKKYISDDDDDADDN, from the exons ATGGCGAGCCCGTCGCCTCAGTCTTCTCCTATGCCACCACCCCAAGCGCCTAGCCCCATGGGTCCCCCGCAGCAGGCACCCTCTCCGTCGAATGCTCAAGGTAGTCCGATGGGGCCACCTCAGCATCATCCTCACAGCCCTACACAGGGTTATCAAAGTGGCCCGCCGATACCGCCCGGAGGACCACCTATGTCGCAACCACCTCAGCAGCAACCTCAACAACAAAGTTATCCACCCCACCCGCAACAAATGCCACCTAACATGGGTCCTCAG aatcaAGGTCCGGGCGGGCCAGTTGGACAGGCACCTACCTCTCAAGGTCCTGGAGGACCGATGGTACCCGGACAAATGGGACCGAATGGACCACAAAGCGGTTCTCACATGATGCAAAGTGGCCCTAATCAGATGGGTTCTAATGGACCTGGCCAAATGGGTCCTGGAGGACCCGGCCAGATGGGTCCTGGAGGACCAGGCCAAATGGGTCCTGGAGGACCTGGACAGATGGGACCAGGAGGTCCCGGGCAAATGACTCCGTCTCATATGGTGCAAGGAGGCGGCCCTCCTGGCGGACCTCACATGGGCCAGGGTGGTCCAGGACAAATGGTCCCTTCCAGCGGACCTGTTCCAGGGTCTCAGATGGGAGGCAGCGGAGGTCCTCAAAATTCTCAAATAATTCCTGGCGGACCAGGACCCGGACATATGGGTGGTCCTCCGAGTCACATGAATACAAGCGGGCCGCCGGGATCTGGCCATATAACTTCTGGTGGTCCTCCCGGCCCGGGACATATGGGCGGCACAGGACCATCCGGACACATGAATGCTAGCGGACCGCCAGGAGCAGGACATATAAACGCAAGTGGCCCTCCTGGTTCTGGTGGTCATATGAATAGCGGACCGCCTATTCCAAGTCACATGAACGCGAGTGGTCCGCCAGTATCTACACATATGAATGCAAGCGGTCCGGGAAGTCACATGGCTCCTGGTCAACTACCTCCGAGTGGACCTACAGTGCATAATATGGGCCCAGGCGGGCCGAATCAAATGGGTCCGGGTGGCCCTAATCAGATAATGGCAAACAGTCAAACGCAAATGGGTGGGCCAATAGGTCCCGTCGGGCCGAATGGACCTGGACAATTAGGTCACAACGGACCGCAGATGGGGCCAAACGGACCTACACAGATGACCATGGGAGGGCCACCTGGCCAAATGAGTATGAATGCCCCAGGCGGGCCTGGCAATCAGATGGTTCCTACAGCGGGTAATCAAATGGGACCAAACGCACCGGGTAGTCAAATGGGGCCAGGAAGCGGTCCTGTAGGTCAGTTAGGACCTAACAGTCTTGGACAAATGGGCCCTGGAAGCGGTCCAGGAAGCGTACCAATGACTACAAGTAGCGGTCCCGTTTCTATAGGGCCGAACGGACCTGGAATAGGTGTGGCCAGCGGCCCCGGCGGACAAATGACTTCCAGCAGCGGTCCCGGAGGGCAAATGAGTGCGACAAGTGGAACAGGAGGACAAATGGGCCCGGGTAATGGCCCTGGAGTACAAATGAACGCCGGCAGTGGACCTACTCAAATAATGCCTGGAGGAGTACCCGGTCAAATGGGCCCTGGCAGCACACAAATGACACATGGTGGACCCGGAGGAGGCCAAATGGGACCGGGAAGCGGACCTGGGGGACAAATGGGCGTAGGCAGTGGCCCGGCTGGTCAAATGGGACCGGGAGGACCGATTCCGTCCAGTGGTCCAGGACAAATAATGCAGGGAGGCGGCCCGGGAGCTCAAATGGGGCCAAATGCTCCGAGCAATCAAATGGGACCTGGCGGACCGAATAGTCAAATGGGACCATGCGGTCCAAACAATCAAATTAGTCATACAAATGCGAGTGGACAAATGGGACCTAACGGTCCGAATATTCAACCTCCGACCACTCAAATCGGCCCTGGCAGTCAAAATCAAGGACAAATTCCCGGTAGTACAGCACCATTAGGATCCGGTGCTCCGGTGAATCAAATGAGTCAAACTGGAAGCGGGCAAATCGGACCTACAGGACCACCAGGATCGGgacaagaaaatttaaatgcacTTCAAAAAGCAATTGATTCTATGGAAGAGAAAGGATTGCAAGAAGATCCGCGATATTCTCAATTGTTAGCCTTAAGAGCTCGTCAAGGCAGCGGTATGAGCGACAAGCAAGCCTTCAACACACAGCAATTGCAACAATTACG AGCTCAGATAATGGCATACAGATTGTTGGCCAGAAATCAGCCTGTACCTCAACAAGTTGCAGTAGCTGCGCAGG GTGGCGCACCTCCTCCTCCAGGGATGAGTCAACGCCCCATAGATCCGTCTCAAGGCCCTGTTTCGACAGCTGGGCCACAAATACCAGGTCCGAATGTTATTGGTCCCACAGGTGCTCCTAGACCGGGCTGTCAAACACCGCAAACGCAGCAACAACAGCCGCAATCTGGCGCTAAAGCAAACAGAGTAACAAGCGTAGCGAAACCCGTTGGATTAGACCCACTGTTAATATTGCAAGAGCGAGAAAATAG AGTTGCGGCCCGTATATCACTAAGAATGGAGCAACTTAGCAATCTACCGACAAATATGCCAGAAGATCTTCGCATACAAGCTCAGATTGAATTACGCATGTTGAGAGTACTAAATTTCCAAAGACAATTAAGATCGGAG ATTATAGCGTGCACTCGGAAAGATACGACTTTAGAAACCGCAGTTAATGTAAAAGCTTATAAACGTACGAAACGGCAAGGACTGCGCGAGGCCAGAGCTACcgaaaaattagaaaagcaACAGAAATTAGAGGCAGAACGTAAACGTAGACAGAAACATCAA gAATTTCTTAGCTCTGTACTGCAGCATGGTAAAGACTTTAAAGAATTTCATCGCAACAATGTCGCGAAGCTGGCCAGACTTAATAAAGCAGTGCTTAATTACCACGCGAATGCTGAACGTGAACAGAAGAAAGAACAAGAACGCATTGAGAAAGAACGTATGCGTCGTCTTATGGCAGAAGACGAAGAAGGAtacagaaaattaatcgatcaAAAGAAAGATAAGCGTTTAGCGTTCTTGCTCTCTCAAACCGATGAATATATTAGTAATCTCACAGAAATGGTTAAACAGCACAAAATAGAACAAAAGAGGAAACAAGTCGAAGAACAAAAGCGTaaaaag aaaaagaagaagttaCAAGACGGCGAGAATGGTGAAGACGGCGGAATGAATGACGATACTCGTGTTGGTGTAATAGAAACAGCTACTGGTCGTACATTAACTGGCGACGAAGCACCGTTAATGAGTCAATTATCAGCATTTTTAGAAACTCATCTCGGATGGGAGCCAATTGAATCAGATAGCGAAGACGATAGTGATGATGACGATGAGAGCGAGGGTAAATCTGAGC acaAGGACAAAGCAGCAGATTCTGAAGAAGACAAAGTAAAGAAAACGATACATAAAGCGAAAGTGGAAGATGACGAATATAAAACGGAAGAACAAACATATTATAGTATTGCACATACGGTTCATGAGTCTGTTACTGAACAAGCAAGTATTATGGTGAATggcaatttaaaagaatatcaaatAAAG gGCTTGGAATGGTTAGTATCGTTGTTTAATAACAATCTGAATGGTATCTTGGCAGACGAAATGGGTCTCGGTAAAACAATTCAGACTATTGCTCTAGTAACATATCttatggaaaaaaagaaagttaatgGCCCATTTCTCATCATTGTCCCATTATC AACGCTATCAAATTGGGTTCTTGAATTTGAAAAATGGGCACCAAGTGTTGTCGTAGTGTCGTACAAAGGTTCTCCTGCTGGTAGAAGAGCGATACAATCTCAGATGCGAGCTACAAAATTCAATGTTCTTTTAACAACTTACGAATATGTTATAAAAGACAAGGGCGTGTTAGCCAAACTGCAATGGAAGTATATGATTATTGACGAAGGACATAGGATGAAAAATCACCATTGCAAACTTACTCAAGTATTGAATACACATTATTTGGCTCCCCATCGACTGTTATTAACTGGAACACCGTTGCAAAACAAATTACCAGAATTGTGGGCcctattaaactttttactGCCTTCAATCTTTAAATCTTGCAGTACATTTGAACAGTGGTTCAACGCTCCTTTCGCGACTACTGGCGAAAAG GTGGAATTAAATGAAGAAGAAACTATTTTGATTATTCGTCGTTTGCATAAAGTATTGCGGCCTTTCCTACTGAGACGTTTGAAGAAAGAAGTAGAATCGCAGTTACCTGACAAAGTGGAATATATTATCAAATGCGATATGTCTGGCCTACAAAAAGTTCTTTATAA GCACATGCAAAGTAAAGGCGTGCTGCTAACCGATGGATCGGAAAAGGGAAAGCAAGGAAAAGGTGGTGCCAAAGCTCTCATGAATACAATCGTACAATTGAGGAAACTCTGCAATCATCCATTCATGTTCCAAGCtatagaagaaaaatactGCGAACATGTAGGCACCCAAGGTTCTGGTGTTATTACTGG CCCTGATCTATTCCGCGCGTCCGGAAAATTCGAGCTTCTCGATCGTATTCTTCCTAAATTGAAAGCCACCAATCACAgagttttattgttttgtcAAATGACACAATTAATGACAATTATGGAAGATTATTTAAGTTGGCGAGGATTTATGTATTTACGATTGGATGGTACGACTAAAGCAGAAGATAGAGGGGATCTGCTAAAGAAATTTAACGATCCTGGCTCAGAATACTTCCTTTTCTTGCTATCTACACGTGCTGGTGGCCTTGGTTTAAATCTTCAAGCCGCTGATACAGTTATCATCTTTGATTCCGATTGGAATCCTCATCAG GATCTGCAAGCGCAAGACAGAGCACATCGAATCGGGCAGAAAAATGAAGTACGCGTACTCCGATTAATGACTGTCAACTCCGTTGAAGAGCGAATATTAGCAGCAGctagatataaattaaatatggaCGAAAAAGTTATTCAAGCCGGTATGTTCGATCAGAAGTCCACCGGTTCTGAGCGGCAGCAGTTTCTTCAAAGCATTTTACATCAAGATGACGCTGAAGATGAAGAAGAGAACGAAGTGCCCGACGATGAGACTGTCAATCAAATGATTGCTAGGACGGAAGGAGAATTTGAAATATTCCAGAAATTAGATTTGGAACGGCGACGAGAAGAAGCTAAATTGGGTCCAAATCGCAAATCGCGATTGTTAGAAGAAACAGAGTTGCCCGATTGGTTAGTAAAAGACGACGATGAAGTAGAAAGATGGACTTATGAAGAGGATGAGGATAGATTCCTTGGAAGGGGTTCGAGACAGCGTAAAGAGGTTGATTATACAGATAGTTTAACTGAAAAAGAATGGTTGAAAGCAATTGACGACGATGGGGCCGAGTacgaagaggaggaagaagacgataagaaaaagaaaaagacacgGAAACGGAAGAAAAAGGGTGAGGAGGATGACGAACCTATGCCGAAAAAGCGAAGAGGTGCCGGGTCTTTGGTCGATCCTAAAATGAAACGAGCTATGAAAAAGTTAATTACATTAGTTGTTAATTATACCGACAGTACAGACGGTCGATTATTAAGTGAACCTTTTATGAAATTACCTTCGCGAAGAGAATTGCCGgattattacgaaattattaaaaagccTTTgactattaataaattattgcagaAAATTGAAGAAGGCAAA tATGCTGATTTAGACGAACTCGAAAAAGATTTTATGCAACTTTGTAAAAACGCTCAAATTTATAATGAAGAAGCATCTTTAATTCATGAAGACTCGATAGTATTGCAATCTGTTTTTATAAATGCTCGACAACGTCTTGAAGAGGAAGGTAATAATTCCGATGGAGAAGATAAag ATGGTGAAGACGGTTCAGATGCAGATTCTAgtgtaaaaatgaaaattaaacttaaaggAAGAAAGGGTGAAGGAAGAGGCGGCCGTAGAAAGAgagttacaaaaaaatatatatccgatgacgacgatgacgcaGATGATAATTAA